The following coding sequences lie in one Paramormyrops kingsleyae isolate MSU_618 chromosome 15, PKINGS_0.4, whole genome shotgun sequence genomic window:
- the LOC111860453 gene encoding phosphatidylinositol 4,5-bisphosphate 3-kinase catalytic subunit alpha isoform translates to MPPRPSSGELWGIHLMPPRILVDCLLPNGMIVALECLREATLITIKHELFKEARKYPLHQLLQEETSYIFVSVTQEAEREEFYDETRRLCDLRLFQPFLKVIEPVGNREEKILNREIGFAIGMPVCEFDLVKDLEVQDFRRNILNVCKDAVDLRDANGPHSRALYVYPPNVESSSELPKHIYNKLDKGQIIVVIWVIVSPNNDKQKYTLKINHDCVPEQVIAEAIRKKTRSMLLSPEQLKMCVQEYQCKYILKVCGCDEYLLEKYPLSEYKYIRSCIMLGRMPNLMLMAKESLYSQLPMDTFTMPSYARRISTATPYMNGEASCKTLWSISSTLRIRILCATYVNVNIRDIDKIYVRTGIYHGGEQMCDNVNTQRVPCSNPRWNEWLQYDMYIPDIPRAARLCLSICSVKGRKGAKEEHCPLAWGNVNLFDYTHTLVSGKMALNLWPVPHGLEDLLNPIGVAGSNPNKETPCLELEFDFFNCPVKFPDMATVEEHANCTISRELGLNYCQSGLSNRLVRDNALTDNDTEQLCQVCNRDPLSEITEQEKDFLWRHRYYCVNMPEILPKILLAVKWNSRDEVAQMYCLLKDWPAIKPEQAMELLDCNYPDPMIRDFAVRCLEKYLTDDKLSQYLIQLVQVLKYEQYLDNPLVRFLLKKALTNQRIGHFFFWHLKSEMHNKTVSQRFGLLLESYCRACGMYLKHLSRQVEAMEKLINLTDILKQEKKDETQKVQMKFLVEQMRRPDYMDALQSFTSPLNPAHQLGNLRLEECRIMSSAKRPLWLNWENPDIMSELLFQNNEIIFKNGDDLRQDMLTLQIIRIMENIWQNQGLDLRMLPYGCLSIGDCVGLIEVVRNSHTIMQIQCKGGLKGALQFNSHTLHQWLKDKNKGEMYDLAIDLFTRSCAGYCVATFILGIGDRHNSNIMVKDDGQLFHIDFGHFLDHKKKKFGYKRERVPFVLTQDFLIVISKGTQECTKTREFERFQEMCYKAYLAIRQHANLFINLFSMMLGSGMPELQSFDDIAYIRKTLALDKTEQEALDYFMKQMNDAHHGGWTTKMDWIFHTIRQHALN, encoded by the exons ATGCCGCCGAGGCCATCATCGGGAGAGCTATGGGGAATCCATTTGATGCCCCCACGGATTCTGGTGGACTGTCTTCTGCCCAATGGGATGATCGTCGCGTTGGAGTGCCTCCGAGAGGCCACGCTTATCACCATTAAGCATGAACTTTTCAAAGAAGCACGGAAGTACCCTCTGCATCAGCTGCTACAGGAGGAGACGTCCTACATCTTCGTCAGTGTCACCCAGGAAGCAGAGAGGGAGGAGTTTTATGATGAAACCAGAAGACTTTGTGATCTCAGGCTCTTTCAGCCTTTCCTAAAAGTTATTGAACCTGTTGGTAACAGGGAAGAGAAGATTCTGAACAGAGAAATTG GGTTTGCAATCGGTATGCCTGTATGCGAGTTTGACTTGGTGAAGGATCTTGAAGTTCAGGACTTCAGGAGAAACATCCTGAACGTTTGTAAAGACGCAGTGGACCTCAGAGATGCGAATGGGCCTCACAGTCGCGCGTTATACGTTTACCCTCCCAACGTTGAATCTTCATCAGAACTTCCAAAACACATCTACAATAAACTTGATAAAG GTCAAATAATTGTTGTGATTTGGGTAATAGTCTCCCCCAACAATGACAAGCAGAAATATACACTCAAAATCAACCATGACTGTGTTCCTGAGCAAGTGATAGCAGAGGCTATCCGCAAGAAGACCAGGAGTATGCTGCTGTCGCCAGAACAGCTCAAGATGTGCGTGCAGGAGTACCAGTGCAAGTACATCCTCAAGGTTTGTGGCTGTGATGAGTACCTGCTGGAAAAGTACCCCCTGAGTGAATACAAG TACATAAGGAGCTGTATTATGCTCGGTCGGATGCCAAACCTAATGTTAATGGCGAAAGAGAGCCTCTACTCCCAGTTACCCATGGATACGTTCACCATGCCATCCTACGCCCGCCGCATCTCCACTGCCACACCCTACATGAATGGCGAGGCCTCCTGCAAGACCCTGTGGAGTATCAGCAGCACCCTGAGGATACGGATCCTCTGTGCGACATACGTCAACGTAAACATTCGAGACATAGATAAG ATTTACGTGAGGACTGGAATATACCACGGGGGAGAGCAGATGTGTGACAATGTGAACACACAGCGTGTGCCGTGTTCTAACCCGAG GTGGAATGAGTGGCTCCAGTATGACATGTACATCCCCGATATTCCCCGTGCGGCTCGTCTCTGTCTTTCTATCTGCTCTGTCAAAGGAAGGAAAGGGGCGAAAGAG gagCACTGTCCACTTGCATGGGGGAATGTGAACCTCTTTGATTATACACATACTCTTGTCTCGGGGAAAATGGCACTCAACCTATGGCCAGTGCCTCATGGGCTTGAAGATCTCCTTAATCCGATAGGTGTCGCAGGATCCAACCCAAACAAG GAAACTCCTTGCCTTGAGCTGGAATTCGATTTCTTCAACTGCCCAGTGAAGTTCCCAGACATGGCAACAGTcgaggaacatgcaaactgcaccaTATCCAGAGAGCTCGGCCTCAATTATTGCCAGTCCGGACTG AGCAATAGATTGGTGCGAGACAATGCTCTAACAGACAATGATACGGAGCAGCTATGCCAGGTGTGCAACAGAGACCCTCTATCTGAGATCACTGAGCAGGAGAAGGACTTCCTGTGGCGACACCG ATATTATTGTGTGAATATGCCAGAAATTCTGCCTAAGATCCTGCTTGCAGTAAAGTGGAACTCAAGAGATGAAGTAGCACAG ATGTATTGCCTTCTGAAAGACTGGCCAGCAATAAAGCCAGAACAAGCCATGGAATTGCTGGATTGCAACTACCCAGACCCAATGATCCGGGATTTTGCTGTTAGGTGTCTTGAGAAGTATCTGACAGATGACAAACTCTCACAGTACCTCATTCAGCTTGTACAG gTCCTAAAATATGAGCAGTACCTCGATAATCCACTGGTGCGATTTCTGCTTAAAAAAGCCTTGACTAATCAGAGGATCGGACACTTCTTTTTTTGGCACTTGAA GTCTGAGATGCATAACAAAACAGTGAGCCAACGCTTCGGGCTGCTGCTGGAGTCTTACTGCAGAGCATGTGGGATGTACCTGAAACACCTGAGCAGACAGGTGGAGGCCATGGAGAAGCTGATAAACCTCACAGACATCCTCAAGCAGGAGAAAAAAGATGAGACACAGAAG GTACAAATGAAGTTTTTAGTGGAACAAATGAGAAGGCCAGACTACATGGATGCGCTGCAGAGCTTCACATCCCCACTAAACCCTGCACACCAGCTAGGAAACTTACG ACTTGAAGAATGCAGGATTATGTCATCTGCCAAAAGGCCCCTGTGGCTAAACTGGGAAAACCCCGATATCATGTCGGAGCTTCTCTTCCAGAACAATGAGATCATCTTCAAGAATGGGGATG atTTACGGCAAGACATGCTAACTCTCCAGATTATCAGAATAATGGAGAACATTTGGCAGAATCAGGGTCTTGACCTCAG AATGCTGCCCTATGGTTGCTTGTCAATCGGTGACTGCGTGGGACTCATTGAAGTGGTGAGGAATTCCCACACCATTATGCAGATCCAATGCAAGGGtggcctgaagggggcgctgcagTTCAACAGCCACACTCTTCACCAGTGGCTGAAGGACAAGAATAAAGGGGAGAT GTATGATCTGGCCATTGATTTGTTTACAAGGTCCTGCGCTGGTTATTGTGTAGCTACCTTTATCCTCGGGATTGGGGACAGACACAACAGTAATATCATGGTAAAAGATGATGGACAG CTTTTTCATATCGATTTTGGACATTTCCTGGATCATAAGAAGAAGAAGTTTGGCTATAAACGAGAACGAGTGCCATTTGTTTTAACCCAAGACTTTTTAATAGTGATCAGCAAAGGAACACAAGAGTGCACTAAGACCAGAGAATTTGAGAG GTTTCAAGAGATGTGCTACAAGGCTTACCTTGCCATCCGACAGCATGCAAACCTCTTCATCAACCTCTTCTCCATGATGCTGGGCTCGGGCATGCCTGAGCTACAGTCCTTTGATGACATTGCTTACATCCGGAAGACCTTGGCTCTGGACAAAACGGAACAGGAGGCTCTAGACTACTTCATGAAGCAGATGAACGATGCACATCATGGTGGATGGACAACAAAGATGGACTGGATCTTCCACACGATTCGACAGCATGCTTTGAACTGA